Proteins encoded by one window of Chloroflexota bacterium:
- a CDS encoding ABC transporter permease subunit: protein MAKIAQVSPSLPSDRISTVWRTFRRLPIIPIIILGGVVVVGVLANLIAPHDPTDGNLRERNLPPFWGSPRTSVKLVVEVPQSGQRLYQVSLEDARAQDPGINLGDTLEMVSGPGTRAGGSSKFLLGTDELGRDILSRIVFGARISLIVSAVTLVIGGGLGVSLGLLSGWYGGWIDEVIMRLVDIILSLPLILVALVMVSAFGQSLELIIGILAIWIWPRFARQVRGEVLQLKTMDYVSAARIAGASIPRILFIHLLPGTMNTVIVISTLQVGIVILLEATLSFMGAGVPPPEPAWGSMVADGRDHLVDAWWAATMPGFAILFTVMSLNLFGDWLRDTLDPRLRQLG from the coding sequence ATAATCATACTGGGTGGAGTGGTAGTTGTCGGAGTCCTCGCCAACCTCATCGCACCCCATGACCCAACCGACGGCAACCTGAGGGAAAGAAACCTTCCACCGTTCTGGGGCAGTCCAAGGACTTCGGTAAAACTGGTGGTTGAAGTGCCGCAGAGCGGGCAACGCCTCTACCAGGTGTCCCTCGAAGATGCCCGCGCTCAGGATCCAGGCATAAACCTAGGCGACACCCTGGAGATGGTAAGCGGGCCGGGGACCAGAGCGGGAGGTAGTTCCAAATTCCTGTTGGGTACGGACGAATTGGGCAGAGATATCCTGAGCCGGATCGTCTTCGGCGCGCGCATCTCGCTAATCGTTTCAGCCGTCACGCTTGTCATTGGCGGCGGGTTGGGGGTTTCCCTGGGGTTGTTATCCGGATGGTATGGAGGATGGATCGACGAGGTGATAATGCGTCTCGTGGACATTATCCTTTCGTTGCCGTTAATCCTTGTCGCGCTGGTAATGGTGTCTGCATTCGGCCAGTCCTTAGAGTTGATCATCGGGATTCTGGCAATATGGATATGGCCTCGGTTTGCCCGCCAGGTGCGGGGCGAGGTATTACAGCTAAAGACGATGGACTACGTGTCCGCGGCAAGAATTGCCGGGGCGTCAATTCCAAGAATATTGTTCATCCACTTGCTTCCGGGGACTATGAACACGGTCATAGTCATATCCACACTGCAGGTTGGCATCGTTATCTTGCTGGAAGCGACGCTAAGCTTCATGGGCGCGGGTGTGCCTCCTCCCGAACCGGCATGGGGCTCTATGGTTGCCGACGGCCGAGACCACTTGGTGGATGCCTGGTGGGCGGCTACCATGCCCGGCTTTGCCATTCTGTTCACGGTAATGTCCCTGAATCTCTTTGGCGACTGGCTCAGGGACACCCTAGACCCAAGACTCCGCCAACTGGGGTAA
- a CDS encoding glucose 1-dehydrogenase, with protein sequence MGRLDGKVALISGGARGQGAAEALLFTREGAKVVIGDILDDEGRQIEAQIAELGGDATYVRLDVTSAADWDAAVQTALDRYGRLDILVNNAGILGRRTGLEETTSEQWDRVLEVNAKGAFLGTKAAIPALRDAGGGSIINISSIAGIIADPTGIPAYQASKGALRLLTKSTAIQYAADNIRCNSVHPGLIVTAMSEDVLADPDSLQTFFGSIPLGRLGTVDDIANGVLFLASDESSFVTGSELVIDGGLVAQ encoded by the coding sequence ATGGGACGGCTGGATGGCAAAGTAGCCCTCATAAGCGGCGGCGCTCGTGGACAGGGCGCCGCAGAAGCGCTGCTCTTTACCAGAGAAGGCGCGAAAGTCGTCATCGGCGACATCCTCGACGACGAGGGCAGGCAGATCGAAGCCCAGATCGCCGAGCTTGGCGGAGACGCCACCTACGTTCGCCTCGATGTAACCAGCGCAGCCGACTGGGACGCCGCGGTGCAGACCGCGCTCGACCGCTACGGCAGGCTCGACATCCTCGTCAACAACGCCGGCATCCTTGGCAGGCGAACAGGCTTGGAGGAGACCACCTCAGAGCAGTGGGACAGGGTCCTTGAGGTCAACGCGAAGGGCGCATTCCTTGGCACAAAAGCGGCGATTCCCGCGCTGCGAGATGCGGGCGGCGGCTCCATCATCAACATATCATCCATCGCAGGCATCATCGCCGACCCAACCGGCATACCCGCCTACCAGGCGAGCAAGGGCGCGCTTCGCCTCCTAACCAAGTCCACCGCGATCCAGTACGCTGCCGACAACATCCGCTGCAACTCAGTCCACCCCGGCTTAATCGTCACCGCCATGTCCGAAGACGTTCTCGCCGACCCCGACAGCTTGCAGACATTCTTCGGCAGCATTCCGCTCGGCAGGCTCGGCACCGTGGACGACATCGCCAACGGCGTCCTCTTCCTCGCCTCAGACGAATCTTCCTTCGTCACCGGCAGCGAGCTTGTCATAGACGGCGGTCTAGTCGCTCAATAG
- a CDS encoding transposase, with protein sequence MRLCRPYRAQTKGKFERGVKSVRGNFWPAARFGEDADLNRQALAWCDGIANERVHGTTGRVPKAMLSIERNQLGALPERSSLSVYLREERKVGRDGYVNWDGSWYGVPWSWSGSTGAVGAMYGARVVEVDEIRLNMRDKSRPVGVVVDVGGRMLVIELAGSGFDHLGWFKRLSAEIRV encoded by the coding sequence ATGCGTCTGTGCAGACCGTACAGGGCACAGACGAAGGGGAAGTTCGAGAGAGGAGTGAAGTCCGTGCGAGGCAACTTCTGGCCTGCGGCGCGCTTCGGCGAGGACGCCGACCTGAACAGGCAAGCGCTGGCTTGGTGCGACGGGATCGCCAACGAGCGAGTGCATGGCACTACGGGCCGAGTACCGAAGGCGATGCTGTCCATTGAGCGGAACCAGCTTGGTGCGCTGCCAGAGCGCTCCAGTCTGAGCGTGTACCTCCGGGAGGAACGCAAGGTGGGCAGAGACGGATACGTTAATTGGGACGGGTCGTGGTACGGAGTGCCGTGGTCGTGGTCAGGGAGCACAGGAGCAGTTGGCGCGATGTACGGAGCGCGAGTGGTTGAAGTGGACGAGATTCGGTTGAATATGAGGGACAAGTCTCGACCTGTGGGAGTGGTGGTGGATGTAGGTGGCAGGATGTTGGTTATAGAGTTGGCTGGTTCTGGCTTCGACCATTTGGGTTGGTTCAAGCGCTTGTCTGCGGAGATTAGAGTGTAG
- a CDS encoding ABC transporter permease: MQFEQQQELLQIDRPSFISRTYTKFRQWPYIPAAILAILVFAAIAAPVISPYDPVKGDLRAREKPPIGFGGTTEHLFGTDNQGRDIFSRIIHGARVSMSFAAVTMLLSVALGAVIGSISGYFGGHVDEALMRLVDLQNAIPFILAALVVVSVFGASFTTLLIIIAIFSWGPTARQIRGEILQLKQMDYVALARIAGASSPRIIFKHLLPGVTNTLIVVATLGTGQIILTEATLSFLGVGIPPPKPAWGSMVSFGRNYIDSAWWIAVIPGIAIALVVVSLNFLGDWLRDYFDPRLRQI; the protein is encoded by the coding sequence ATGCAATTTGAACAACAGCAAGAGCTATTGCAAATCGACCGACCCTCGTTCATTTCGAGGACATATACCAAGTTCCGCCAATGGCCTTACATTCCGGCAGCGATACTTGCAATCTTGGTATTCGCAGCGATAGCGGCTCCGGTTATTTCTCCATACGATCCGGTAAAGGGCGACTTGAGAGCGCGCGAGAAGCCCCCTATTGGCTTCGGGGGTACGACTGAGCACCTATTCGGAACGGACAACCAGGGACGCGACATATTCAGCCGAATCATTCACGGAGCTCGAGTCTCTATGAGCTTCGCCGCGGTTACCATGCTGCTCAGCGTAGCGTTGGGCGCCGTTATCGGTTCAATATCCGGGTACTTCGGCGGGCATGTGGACGAGGCCCTCATGCGCCTCGTTGACCTGCAGAACGCTATCCCGTTCATTCTTGCAGCGCTTGTGGTGGTGAGCGTGTTCGGTGCCAGTTTCACCACGCTGCTCATCATCATTGCGATATTCTCGTGGGGGCCCACAGCGCGCCAGATTAGGGGAGAGATATTGCAGCTCAAGCAGATGGACTATGTGGCGCTCGCCAGGATAGCGGGCGCGTCATCTCCGCGGATAATCTTCAAGCATCTGCTCCCAGGCGTTACCAACACACTCATCGTAGTCGCCACGCTTGGAACGGGGCAGATTATTTTGACTGAAGCCACACTCAGCTTCCTCGGCGTGGGCATCCCGCCGCCCAAGCCTGCCTGGGGCAGCATGGTCTCTTTCGGCAGAAACTATATTGACTCTGCATGGTGGATTGCAGTTATTCCGGGAATTGCCATTGCACTCGTCGTGGTATCGCTGAACTTCCTCGGAGATTGGCTACGCGACTACTTCGACCCTCGTCTGCGACAGATATAG
- a CDS encoding ABC transporter permease: MARFLLRRLGYSLVTIILATVIVFALSRMSGDPRLLYLNAFSHVGPEVWEAWGVKLGLDKPLPLQYLYWLRDILLGDWGESIDTGIPVWTAVTDRLPLTLKLTGGGFVFAVVVGIPLGVLSGVYRSSIWDYMGRTMAVIGQSVPAFWLAIVLILIFSVNLGWLPAAGQGGFSHWIMPSVILGWFGSAGFLRLTRSAMLDVMDSEYVKLARAKGVNTTTLVWKHAFRNALIAPLTYGGLLLAGFATGTVLTETIYALPGLGRLALQAVLANDFPILQGSALFFALLYVFFAFILDMIYALIDPRIRYD, from the coding sequence ATGGCGCGATTTTTGCTGCGGAGGCTTGGCTATTCACTCGTAACCATCATCCTCGCTACCGTTATCGTATTCGCCCTTTCACGAATGTCGGGCGACCCACGCCTCCTATATCTGAATGCCTTCTCGCATGTGGGTCCAGAGGTTTGGGAAGCTTGGGGGGTGAAGCTTGGACTGGACAAGCCACTACCGTTACAGTACCTGTACTGGCTGCGAGACATCCTGCTGGGTGACTGGGGCGAGTCTATCGATACTGGCATCCCTGTATGGACTGCCGTAACGGATAGATTGCCTCTCACACTGAAACTCACGGGCGGGGGGTTTGTATTCGCGGTAGTCGTCGGTATCCCTTTGGGCGTACTGTCAGGAGTGTACAGAAGCTCCATATGGGACTATATGGGCAGGACCATGGCGGTTATAGGACAGTCGGTGCCTGCGTTCTGGCTTGCGATTGTCTTAATTCTCATCTTTTCCGTCAATCTGGGATGGCTGCCAGCCGCAGGGCAAGGAGGGTTTTCTCATTGGATTATGCCCAGCGTCATTCTCGGTTGGTTCGGCTCGGCAGGCTTTCTGAGACTAACACGCTCCGCGATGCTGGACGTGATGGACTCGGAATATGTCAAACTCGCTAGAGCTAAAGGGGTTAACACTACAACGTTGGTTTGGAAACACGCCTTCCGAAATGCGCTCATAGCGCCGCTGACATACGGCGGACTGCTGTTGGCAGGGTTCGCCACAGGGACGGTGCTAACCGAAACCATATACGCCCTGCCCGGGCTCGGAAGGCTCGCGCTGCAAGCCGTGCTCGCAAACGACTTCCCGATATTGCAGGGTTCGGCCCTTTTCTTCGCATTGCTGTATGTATTTTTCGCATTCATACTGGATATGATCTACGCCCTGATTGACCCGCGCATTAGGTACGATTAA